Proteins encoded by one window of Halobaculum halobium:
- a CDS encoding DNA-directed DNA polymerase II small subunit, protein MPLETSSRIVQALARRGYNAEREAVTLIAESATPDLALEAAIETAPEDALVLTADHVREAVESDPLPDPEQVADATPPAASANSGSPPSTNDAPPSNPSVSTGTAGRKSKQDAGAVPDETGGYPAGDRSPQQPVVANDMTGESTGTGAYDEFVGVFRDRYERLSGQLRGRVNHRPADSIEAMGGGADVEMIGLVNDIRSTASGHWLIELEDTTGTFPCLVMKDRDIADLVDELLMDECIAVSGTLADDAGIVFVDAIHFPDVPRTYRPSTADRHVQAALISDVHVGSQEFLADAWSRFADWLHTEDAESVEYLLIAGDMVEGVGVYPNQDEELDIIDIYDQYETFSEHLKEVPGDMEIVMIPGNHDAVRLAEPQPGFDEELREIMSAHDPQIVSNPAMVDVEGVSILMYHGVSLDEVIAELPEEKASYDDPHKAMYQLLKKRHVAPQFGGKTRVAPEERDYLVIDEVPDVFHTGHVHKLGWGKYHNVLAVNSGCWQAQTDFQKSVNIDPDVAHAPILDLDTLDMTVRKFV, encoded by the coding sequence GTGCCGCTGGAGACGTCCTCTCGAATCGTACAGGCGCTCGCCCGCCGCGGGTACAACGCCGAACGGGAGGCCGTCACCCTCATCGCCGAATCGGCGACGCCGGATCTCGCACTCGAAGCCGCCATCGAAACTGCGCCGGAGGACGCGCTCGTTCTCACCGCCGACCACGTCCGCGAGGCGGTCGAAAGCGATCCCCTTCCGGACCCCGAACAGGTCGCGGACGCGACCCCGCCCGCTGCGTCGGCGAATTCGGGATCGCCGCCGTCGACGAACGACGCTCCGCCGTCAAACCCCTCTGTTTCGACTGGAACGGCCGGGCGGAAATCCAAACAGGACGCCGGCGCTGTTCCAGACGAAACGGGGGGGTATCCGGCCGGCGATCGGTCCCCACAGCAGCCCGTCGTCGCGAACGATATGACCGGGGAGTCGACCGGGACGGGCGCGTACGACGAGTTCGTCGGCGTGTTCCGCGACCGGTACGAACGGCTCTCCGGACAGCTCCGGGGGCGCGTCAACCACCGGCCCGCAGACTCGATCGAAGCGATGGGCGGCGGCGCCGACGTGGAGATGATCGGCCTGGTCAACGACATCCGGTCGACCGCGTCGGGCCACTGGCTCATCGAACTCGAGGACACCACCGGCACGTTCCCGTGTCTGGTGATGAAAGACCGGGACATCGCGGACCTGGTCGACGAGCTCCTCATGGACGAGTGCATCGCCGTGTCCGGAACGCTCGCCGACGACGCGGGGATCGTCTTCGTCGACGCGATCCACTTCCCCGACGTTCCGCGCACTTACCGGCCGAGCACCGCCGACCGTCACGTCCAGGCGGCGCTGATCTCGGACGTGCACGTCGGGTCTCAGGAGTTTCTCGCGGACGCGTGGTCGCGCTTCGCCGACTGGCTCCACACCGAGGACGCCGAATCGGTCGAGTACCTCCTCATCGCGGGCGACATGGTCGAAGGCGTGGGGGTCTACCCGAACCAAGACGAGGAACTCGACATCATCGACATCTACGACCAGTACGAGACGTTCTCGGAGCACCTGAAGGAGGTGCCCGGTGACATGGAGATCGTGATGATCCCCGGAAACCACGACGCGGTTCGACTCGCCGAGCCGCAGCCGGGGTTCGACGAGGAGCTTCGAGAGATCATGAGCGCGCACGACCCACAGATCGTGTCCAACCCCGCGATGGTCGACGTCGAGGGCGTCTCGATCCTGATGTATCACGGCGTCTCGCTGGACGAGGTTATCGCGGAGTTACCCGAGGAGAAGGCCAGCTACGACGATCCGCACAAGGCGATGTACCAGCTTCTCAAGAAGCGCCACGTCGCTCCGCAGTTCGGCGGCAAGACCCGCGTGGCCCCCGAGGAGCGCGACTACCTCGTTATCGACGAGGTGCCGGACGTGTTCCACACCGGCCACGTCCACAAGCTCGGATGGGGGAAGTACCACAACGTCCTCGCGGTCAACTCCGGCTGCTGGCAGGCCCAGACCGACTTCCAGAAGTCCGTCAACATCGACCCTGACGTCGCTCACGCGCCGATCCTCGATCTCGATACGCTCGACATGACTGTCCGGAAGTTCGTGTGA
- a CDS encoding S26 family signal peptidase, whose amino-acid sequence MSDDGRQPDDPLSRFLHGETGALVFVREVLTSVLAVALVGLLLFAVSGVWPPMVAVESGSMEPHMERGDLVFITEPDRFTPEFAHGDTGIVTYETGAAEAYTTFGEPGSVIVYHPPGSGGSPIIHRARFHVQEGENWVDRANPDYLPATSCEGVPACPAPYDGFITKGDANAEYDQVSGIAPVVKSEWVHGVARVRVPYLGYVRLVFSEAVLVQIDGGADGVVPAVGGERVSVTGSERTTTTGVVGSASPTLATGSAHGTPTATA is encoded by the coding sequence ATGAGCGACGACGGTCGGCAGCCCGACGACCCGCTGTCACGGTTCCTCCACGGTGAGACGGGCGCGTTGGTGTTCGTCCGCGAAGTACTCACGTCGGTACTTGCAGTCGCACTGGTCGGGCTCCTGTTGTTCGCCGTTTCCGGCGTCTGGCCCCCGATGGTCGCCGTCGAGTCGGGGAGCATGGAGCCACACATGGAGCGCGGCGACCTGGTGTTCATCACGGAACCCGACCGCTTCACCCCCGAGTTTGCGCACGGCGACACGGGAATCGTCACCTACGAGACTGGCGCGGCGGAGGCGTACACCACCTTCGGCGAACCAGGGTCCGTGATCGTGTACCATCCACCGGGGTCGGGTGGTTCCCCCATCATACATCGCGCGCGATTCCACGTCCAGGAGGGCGAGAACTGGGTGGATCGGGCGAATCCCGACTACCTCCCGGCGACCTCGTGCGAGGGCGTTCCCGCCTGTCCCGCACCGTACGACGGATTCATCACGAAGGGTGACGCGAACGCCGAGTACGACCAAGTTAGCGGGATCGCTCCCGTCGTGAAATCCGAGTGGGTCCACGGCGTCGCGCGCGTTCGGGTCCCGTATCTCGGGTACGTTCGTCTCGTCTTCTCGGAGGCCGTACTAGTCCAGATAGACGGAGGGGCCGATGGCGTGGTACCCGCCGTCGGTGGCGAACGCGTCTCCGTGACCGGAAGCGAGCGGACGACGACCACCGGAGTAGTCGGATCCGCGTCGCCGACACTTGCTACTGGTTCGGCCCACGGGACGCCGACGGCCACCGCCTGA
- a CDS encoding Cdc6/Cdc18 family protein — MTRDDEPGHDSNDGGTDDRSGAATSSDSTDDSTRSDGQSSDAERSSGPDSDSADPRRDGAEANGEPSGSEFDFGSGSRSRTDVDLDVDEVLADEDDEASTGLFDDLLSGEPIFENKEVLRPSYTPHELPHRKDQINKMATILVSALRGETPSNILIYGKTGTGKTASAKFVSQELESTSQKYDVPCEVEYINCEVTDTQYRVLAQLANKFIEKNKRVIGDRLDELRDLRSTAADDDSALDGTEFGAVADVDERIADRESDREEMEEVPMTGWPTDRVYSTFFDAVDYHERVVVIMLDEIDKLVEKSGDDTLYNLSRMNSELENSRISIMGISNDLKFTDFLDPRVKSSLGEEEIVFPPYDANQLRDILQHRSDIAFKGDALTEDVIPLCAAFAAQEHGDARRALDLLRTAGELAERSQADLVEEAHVRQAQDKIELDRVVEVVRTLPTQSKIVLFSIILLEQNGVHNVNTGEVFNIYKRLCEEIDADVLTQRRVTDLISELDMLGIVNAVVVSKGRYGRTKEISLSVPIDETEAVLLSDSRLGDIEDVQPFVQARFDN; from the coding sequence ATGACACGGGACGACGAGCCGGGACACGATTCGAACGACGGCGGAACCGACGACCGGTCGGGCGCGGCGACGAGCTCGGACAGCACCGACGACTCCACCCGAAGCGACGGACAGTCGTCGGATGCAGAGCGGTCGTCGGGCCCAGACAGCGACAGCGCCGACCCGAGACGGGACGGCGCCGAAGCGAACGGTGAGCCCTCCGGATCCGAATTCGACTTCGGCTCCGGGTCGCGGTCGCGGACCGACGTCGACCTCGATGTCGACGAGGTGCTCGCGGACGAGGACGACGAGGCAAGCACCGGGTTGTTCGATGATCTCCTTTCGGGCGAACCCATCTTCGAGAACAAGGAGGTGCTGCGTCCCTCGTACACCCCTCACGAGCTCCCCCACCGGAAAGACCAGATCAACAAGATGGCGACGATCCTCGTGTCCGCGTTGCGAGGTGAAACGCCGTCGAATATTCTCATTTACGGGAAGACCGGAACCGGAAAGACCGCCTCGGCGAAGTTCGTCTCCCAGGAACTGGAGTCGACCAGCCAGAAGTACGATGTTCCCTGCGAGGTCGAGTACATCAACTGCGAAGTGACCGACACCCAGTACCGGGTGCTCGCACAGCTCGCGAACAAGTTCATTGAGAAGAACAAGCGAGTCATCGGCGACCGACTCGACGAACTCCGCGATCTCCGATCTACGGCTGCCGACGACGACAGCGCACTCGACGGGACAGAGTTCGGTGCCGTCGCGGATGTCGACGAGCGCATCGCCGACCGCGAGTCGGACCGCGAGGAGATGGAGGAAGTGCCGATGACCGGGTGGCCGACGGACCGCGTCTACTCGACGTTCTTCGACGCCGTCGACTATCACGAGCGCGTCGTCGTGATCATGCTCGACGAGATCGACAAGCTCGTCGAGAAATCCGGGGACGACACGCTGTACAACCTCTCGCGGATGAACTCCGAACTCGAGAACTCGCGGATCTCCATCATGGGGATCTCGAACGACCTGAAGTTCACCGACTTCCTCGACCCCCGCGTCAAGTCGAGCCTCGGCGAAGAGGAGATCGTCTTCCCGCCGTACGACGCCAACCAGCTGCGCGACATCCTCCAGCACCGCTCGGACATCGCGTTCAAGGGCGACGCGCTCACCGAAGACGTGATCCCGCTGTGTGCCGCTTTCGCCGCGCAGGAACACGGCGACGCTCGCCGCGCACTCGATCTCCTCCGGACCGCGGGTGAACTCGCCGAGCGCTCGCAAGCCGACCTCGTCGAGGAGGCGCACGTCAGACAGGCACAAGACAAGATCGAACTCGACCGGGTCGTCGAGGTCGTGCGGACCCTCCCGACGCAAAGCAAGATCGTCCTGTTTTCGATCATCCTTCTCGAACAGAACGGCGTCCACAACGTCAACACCGGGGAGGTGTTCAACATCTACAAGCGCCTCTGTGAGGAGATCGACGCCGACGTGCTCACTCAGCGACGGGTGACCGATCTCATCTCCGAACTGGACATGCTCGGCATCGTCAACGCCGTCGTCGTCTCGAAGGGTCGGTACGGGCGCACGAAGGAGATCTCCTTGTCGGTCCCGATCGACGAAACGGAGGCCGTCCTCCTGTCTGACTCCCGGCTCGGCGACATCGAGGACGTCCAGCCGTTCGTCCAGGCCCGGTTCGACAACTGA
- a CDS encoding Era-like GTP-binding protein, giving the protein MGLLTNLRDSITRVTDRLFADDEPKRIGIYGPPNAGKTTLANRIARDWTGDAVGPESHIPHETRRARRKENVEIERNGKTVTIDIVDTPGVTTKVDYKEFLDHDMEKDDAVKRSREATEGVAEAMHWLREDVDGVIYVLDSSTDPFTQVNTMLIGIIESQDLPVLIFANKVDLDDADVKRIADAFPQHETVPLSALEGDNMDEVYEKIAEYFG; this is encoded by the coding sequence ATGGGTCTGCTCACCAATCTCAGGGACAGTATCACACGGGTCACCGATCGGCTCTTCGCCGACGACGAGCCCAAACGGATCGGGATATACGGCCCGCCGAACGCGGGTAAGACGACGCTGGCGAACCGGATCGCTCGCGACTGGACTGGCGACGCGGTCGGTCCAGAGAGTCACATCCCGCACGAGACGCGTCGCGCGCGAAGAAAAGAGAACGTCGAGATCGAGCGGAACGGCAAAACCGTCACCATCGACATCGTGGACACGCCGGGTGTGACCACGAAGGTGGACTACAAGGAGTTCCTCGATCACGACATGGAGAAAGACGACGCCGTCAAGCGCTCGCGCGAGGCGACCGAGGGCGTCGCGGAGGCGATGCACTGGCTCCGCGAGGACGTCGACGGCGTCATCTACGTGCTCGACTCCAGCACCGACCCGTTCACGCAGGTCAACACGATGCTCATCGGGATTATCGAGAGCCAGGACCTGCCGGTGCTTATCTTCGCGAACAAGGTCGACCTCGACGACGCCGACGTCAAGCGCATCGCCGACGCGTTCCCGCAACACGAGACGGTGCCGCTGTCGGCGCTCGAGGGCGACAACATGGACGAAGTGTACGAGAAGATCGCGGAGTACTTCGGATAA
- a CDS encoding DUF2073 domain-containing protein: protein MPEATTPDDGDDGVRIDLISGGRMEGLTSMEKIRLILDSVRDGDIVVLEAGLSPEEESKLIEVTMTEISPDDFSGIEIETYPSTQQANQGLVGRLLGKEEAANKLTVIGPANQIETLHKDEDLISALVSRK from the coding sequence ATGCCCGAGGCGACCACTCCGGACGACGGCGACGACGGCGTCCGCATCGACCTGATCAGCGGCGGCCGCATGGAGGGACTCACCTCGATGGAGAAGATCCGCCTCATCCTCGATTCGGTCCGCGACGGGGACATCGTCGTCCTCGAAGCGGGCCTGTCGCCCGAGGAGGAGTCGAAGCTCATCGAGGTCACGATGACGGAGATCAGCCCCGACGACTTCTCCGGCATCGAGATCGAGACGTACCCGTCGACCCAGCAGGCCAACCAAGGGCTCGTCGGACGGCTCCTCGGGAAGGAGGAGGCCGCCAACAAACTGACCGTAATCGGGCCAGCGAACCAGATCGAGACGCTGCACAAGGACGAAGACCTCATCAGCGCCCTCGTCTCCCGCAAGTAG
- a CDS encoding OapC/ArvC family zinc-ribbon domain-containing protein: protein MPHQCTNCGRTFADGSKEMLSGCPDCGGNKFQFDPAGGSNTAPPETENAPSRTASTAQREEAEPDEATEASTSPRAEPETEDGAQASARSDVVSPDELAAAAESTEPAAVDRAEQQDVPASADDADPSEAEASDPNLDALRQKLNDQFESIRIVSPGQYELNLMELYDREEYIISLREDGRYVIEMPEGWDDR, encoded by the coding sequence ATGCCTCACCAGTGCACCAACTGCGGACGGACGTTCGCCGACGGGTCAAAGGAGATGCTCTCTGGGTGTCCCGACTGCGGCGGCAACAAGTTCCAGTTCGATCCGGCAGGCGGAAGCAATACCGCTCCGCCCGAAACGGAGAACGCCCCGAGTCGAACCGCTTCGACAGCCCAGCGCGAGGAAGCGGAGCCAGACGAAGCGACGGAGGCAAGCACGTCACCACGGGCCGAACCCGAGACGGAGGACGGCGCACAGGCGAGCGCCCGCTCCGATGTCGTCTCACCGGACGAGCTCGCGGCGGCCGCGGAGTCGACCGAGCCGGCGGCGGTCGACCGGGCCGAACAGCAGGACGTACCCGCGTCGGCTGACGACGCCGACCCGTCGGAGGCGGAGGCGTCGGACCCGAACCTGGACGCCCTCCGGCAGAAGCTCAACGACCAGTTCGAGTCCATCCGTATCGTCAGTCCGGGCCAGTACGAACTGAACCTCATGGAGCTGTACGACCGCGAGGAGTACATCATCTCGTTGCGCGAGGACGGCCGATACGTCATCGAGATGCCCGAGGGCTGGGACGACCGCTGA
- a CDS encoding MATE family efflux transporter, giving the protein MPSALRERLRSILFAFPLALASLGLVDRRKGEEAFDLAVPVMVTGGLRTLLRVADFLMVGMYAGGAAIAALEFGFQYYFVPFGLALALTSGTISVVSRFQGADDPAEANFAIKQSLWLAIALAVPITVFTHFFAEELIGVLTNDARTIELGGDYLRVVMYSVGFRFWSMIAARALAGSGDTRTPMYVRLLTLPTNVGLNAALIFGLGPFPELGVVGAAWGTVAATTLAGVVFAWALLSGRYSVRLPIRGKQWDTEIASELVRVSLPLAGTRLSRTFGRFPFLFLLGVLGTDVVAAYAIGRRVMLLALMPAWGYSTAASTLVGQAIGAGNPEEADEYGWQTLRLALVTQLLIGAVIALAARPIAAAFGSENLALTVTFVRVFGLGVAGFAVSRTMRGGLRGAGDTRWPFYGGIISTYVVRLPIAVLALPAGYAVTLFSGPLAAALGLAPLVVPLPGMGLGLLAVFAAILGDMYARALVNVVRYHSDAWKTVARESGVGTSAD; this is encoded by the coding sequence ATGCCTTCTGCCCTCCGCGAGCGCCTCCGGTCGATCCTGTTCGCGTTCCCGTTGGCGTTGGCGTCACTCGGACTCGTTGATCGACGGAAGGGCGAGGAAGCGTTCGACCTCGCCGTTCCGGTGATGGTGACCGGCGGCCTGCGCACGCTCCTTCGCGTTGCCGACTTCCTGATGGTCGGGATGTACGCCGGCGGCGCGGCGATCGCGGCGCTGGAGTTCGGATTTCAGTACTACTTCGTTCCGTTCGGCCTCGCGCTCGCACTCACGTCCGGTACGATCAGCGTCGTCTCCCGGTTTCAGGGGGCCGACGATCCCGCGGAGGCGAACTTCGCGATCAAGCAGTCGCTGTGGCTCGCGATCGCGCTCGCGGTACCGATCACCGTCTTCACGCATTTCTTCGCCGAAGAGCTGATCGGCGTGCTCACCAACGACGCCCGGACTATCGAACTCGGCGGCGACTACCTGCGGGTCGTGATGTACTCCGTGGGGTTCCGCTTCTGGTCGATGATCGCCGCCCGGGCGCTCGCCGGTTCCGGCGACACCCGTACGCCGATGTACGTCCGCCTGCTCACGCTTCCGACGAACGTGGGACTCAACGCCGCGCTCATCTTCGGGCTCGGGCCGTTCCCGGAACTGGGCGTCGTCGGCGCCGCGTGGGGGACCGTCGCCGCGACGACGCTCGCGGGCGTCGTGTTCGCGTGGGCGCTGCTCTCGGGTCGGTACTCAGTCAGACTCCCGATCCGCGGGAAGCAGTGGGACACCGAGATCGCCAGCGAACTCGTCAGGGTGAGCCTCCCGCTGGCTGGCACCCGGCTCTCACGGACGTTCGGTCGGTTCCCGTTCCTGTTCCTGCTGGGAGTGCTCGGGACTGATGTCGTCGCCGCCTACGCCATCGGACGACGGGTGATGCTGCTCGCGCTGATGCCGGCGTGGGGCTACTCGACCGCCGCCTCGACGCTCGTCGGACAGGCGATCGGGGCCGGGAATCCGGAGGAAGCGGACGAGTACGGCTGGCAGACGCTCCGGCTCGCGCTCGTCACGCAGTTGCTCATCGGCGCGGTCATCGCGCTGGCCGCGCGGCCCATCGCAGCGGCCTTCGGGTCGGAGAACCTCGCGCTCACCGTCACGTTCGTCCGGGTGTTCGGCCTCGGCGTCGCCGGCTTCGCCGTCTCGCGGACGATGCGCGGTGGGCTTCGCGGTGCCGGCGACACGCGGTGGCCCTTCTACGGCGGCATCATCAGCACCTACGTGGTCCGGCTGCCAATCGCCGTACTCGCGCTCCCGGCCGGGTACGCCGTCACACTGTTCTCGGGACCGCTCGCGGCCGCACTCGGGCTCGCCCCGCTGGTCGTCCCGCTCCCGGGCATGGGCCTTGGACTGCTCGCGGTGTTCGCGGCCATCCTCGGGGATATGTACGCCCGGGCCCTCGTCAACGTCGTTCGCTACCACAGCGACGCGTGGAAGACGGTGGCCCGCGAATCCGGCGTCGGCACATCGGCCGATTGA
- a CDS encoding DUF7089 family protein, with amino-acid sequence MAGFERRTLASSVEAVREVYAPNSVVLDAGADFETLPPEAAEELGLLVDALDPAAYPTAWLPDDAPAQLRRYAGSDFTIGMPGDGTVVWTRQTTPPTVIAKKRAEGTPDDFLAFLLAEAFVELSLEAPEHFLPFFGESYRDLAAATPLGPNETYQLAAALFDAWVGIQTREVFEGWESDHPEIYAAWTDAGDQLVDRLETLSGDVARGDRSFTAATEYACAAVKHDLDLPAPFSALDTDAYRDHGADYAVRWAQKTFEKLAE; translated from the coding sequence ATGGCCGGTTTCGAACGGCGGACGCTAGCGTCGTCCGTCGAGGCTGTCCGCGAGGTGTACGCCCCGAACAGCGTCGTCCTCGACGCAGGTGCGGACTTCGAGACGCTCCCGCCGGAGGCGGCCGAGGAGCTCGGCCTGCTGGTCGACGCCCTCGATCCAGCCGCGTACCCGACGGCGTGGCTCCCCGACGACGCGCCCGCCCAGCTTCGTCGCTACGCGGGCTCCGATTTCACCATCGGGATGCCCGGGGACGGGACCGTCGTGTGGACGCGCCAGACGACGCCGCCGACGGTCATCGCGAAGAAGCGCGCGGAGGGGACGCCCGACGACTTCCTCGCGTTCCTGCTGGCCGAGGCATTCGTCGAACTGTCGCTGGAGGCGCCCGAGCACTTTCTCCCCTTCTTCGGCGAGTCGTACCGCGATCTCGCGGCGGCGACGCCGCTCGGCCCAAACGAGACCTACCAGCTCGCGGCGGCGTTGTTCGACGCCTGGGTCGGCATCCAGACGCGCGAGGTGTTCGAGGGATGGGAATCCGACCACCCTGAGATCTACGCCGCGTGGACCGACGCGGGCGATCAGCTCGTCGATCGCCTCGAAACCCTCTCGGGCGACGTCGCGCGCGGCGACCGCTCTTTCACCGCCGCGACCGAGTACGCCTGCGCGGCGGTGAAACACGACCTCGACCTCCCGGCGCCGTTCTCCGCGCTGGACACCGACGCCTACCGGGACCACGGCGCCGATTACGCGGTCCGCTGGGCACAGAAGACGTTCGAGAAGCTCGCTGAGTAA
- a CDS encoding DUF7090 family protein, whose protein sequence is MDYTLAVGDADTTIPGGTGVLLLHPSIGETDRIDTDFLKADTDNFLVVSTRTTAREVEQKLEHYDVDESRAEILDTISVERGYSRRSSDHFHYVSAPDDLDGVVEQVESFLASHAGKRRISVDSLTELAYYADVDGVRDAASQMLDLLTEYDAVGLFHLSREVHDDDEIRRFRELFDVVIDLTDDGDATVELPEE, encoded by the coding sequence ATGGACTACACGCTCGCCGTCGGCGACGCCGACACGACGATCCCCGGCGGAACAGGGGTGCTGCTTCTTCACCCGAGCATCGGCGAGACCGATCGAATCGACACGGATTTCTTGAAAGCCGACACCGACAACTTCCTCGTCGTCTCCACGCGAACCACCGCCCGCGAGGTCGAGCAGAAGCTCGAACACTACGACGTCGATGAGTCGCGCGCGGAGATCCTCGACACGATCTCAGTCGAGCGGGGGTATTCCAGGCGGAGTTCCGACCACTTCCACTACGTCTCCGCCCCCGACGACCTCGACGGCGTCGTCGAACAGGTGGAATCGTTCCTCGCTTCCCACGCCGGAAAGCGCCGGATCAGCGTCGACTCGCTCACCGAGTTGGCCTACTACGCCGATGTCGACGGCGTCCGCGACGCCGCGAGCCAGATGCTCGACCTCTTGACTGAATACGACGCAGTCGGGCTGTTCCACCTCTCGCGGGAGGTCCACGACGACGACGAGATCCGACGGTTCCGAGAGCTGTTCGACGTGGTGATCGACCTCACCGACGACGGCGACGCGACCGTCGAACTCCCCGAGGAGTGA
- a CDS encoding aspartate kinase — MRVVAKFGGTSLGSGDRVERAADSIAAAVEAGHEIAVVASAMGSTTDDLIDEITFEIGDKDRAEIVSMGERTSVRMLKAALAARGVNAVFLEPGRDEWPVITNQVGEVDVEATKERAAALAAEMDGVVPVITGFLAQTIDGEVTTLGRGGSDTTAVMLGRYMDADEVVIVTDVEGVMTGDPHVVEGARNVATITVDELRNLSFRGAEVIAPSALVYKDEELDVRVVHYQHGDLLGGGTRIEGSFENLIDMREDPLACITVAGRAIRNRPGILADLSEALRKGDINIDAVASGMDSVTFYVDTDVSDRAEAALHDEVVVGDGSLSSVSTTNDYAVIRVMGGELPNQPGVVSSIVGPLADAGINVHDIITSATSVAIFVSWDDREEVLEIVQAEF, encoded by the coding sequence ATGCGTGTCGTCGCGAAGTTCGGGGGGACCTCGCTCGGGTCGGGCGACCGCGTGGAGCGCGCGGCCGACTCGATCGCCGCAGCCGTCGAGGCCGGTCACGAGATCGCCGTCGTCGCGAGCGCGATGGGATCGACCACCGACGATCTCATCGACGAGATTACCTTCGAAATCGGCGACAAGGACCGCGCGGAGATCGTCTCGATGGGCGAGCGAACCTCCGTGCGCATGTTGAAGGCGGCGCTGGCCGCCCGGGGCGTGAACGCGGTGTTCCTCGAACCGGGGCGCGACGAGTGGCCCGTGATCACCAACCAGGTCGGGGAGGTCGACGTCGAAGCGACGAAGGAGCGTGCGGCCGCGCTGGCCGCGGAGATGGACGGTGTCGTCCCGGTCATCACGGGCTTTCTCGCCCAGACGATCGACGGCGAGGTAACCACGCTCGGGCGCGGCGGCTCGGACACGACCGCCGTGATGCTCGGCAGGTACATGGACGCCGACGAGGTCGTGATCGTCACCGACGTGGAGGGCGTCATGACCGGTGACCCCCACGTCGTCGAGGGGGCGCGCAACGTCGCAACCATCACCGTCGACGAACTGCGGAACCTCTCGTTCCGCGGCGCCGAGGTGATCGCGCCATCGGCGCTCGTGTACAAAGACGAGGAGCTCGACGTCCGCGTGGTTCACTACCAGCACGGCGACCTCCTCGGCGGCGGCACGCGGATCGAGGGGAGCTTCGAGAATCTCATCGACATGCGTGAGGACCCCCTGGCGTGCATCACCGTCGCCGGGCGCGCGATCCGCAACCGACCCGGGATCCTTGCGGACCTCTCGGAGGCGCTCCGCAAAGGGGATATCAACATCGACGCCGTCGCCTCGGGGATGGACTCGGTGACGTTCTACGTCGACACGGATGTCTCTGACCGCGCGGAGGCGGCCCTCCACGACGAGGTCGTCGTCGGCGACGGCTCGCTGTCGTCGGTCAGCACCACGAACGACTACGCCGTCATCCGCGTCATGGGCGGGGAACTTCCGAACCAACCGGGGGTAGTCTCCAGCATCGTCGGCCCGCTCGCGGACGCGGGAATCAACGTTCACGATATCATCACCTCCGCCACCTCCGTTGCGATCTTCGTCTCTTGGGACGACCGCGAGGAGGTGCTCGAGATCGTGCAGGCGGAGTTCTGA
- a CDS encoding DUF2391 family protein, whose translation MVGRSRRFAFADTAQQIVGGFLLAGPFVVTDEVWGLAVGMAWYQAVVTVGIVLAVGYGALYKADDDRDPDREAEVGGVPLRFVSLIVVSYLSVGILALSFDAPATLIPNHVDPPVSMRDQVYITLKAMSVGSVFSVIGAATADSVF comes from the coding sequence ATGGTCGGACGCAGCCGCCGGTTCGCCTTCGCGGACACCGCCCAGCAGATCGTCGGCGGCTTCCTGCTCGCGGGACCGTTCGTCGTCACCGACGAGGTGTGGGGGCTCGCCGTCGGGATGGCGTGGTATCAGGCGGTCGTGACCGTCGGCATCGTCCTCGCGGTCGGCTACGGCGCGCTGTACAAGGCCGACGACGACCGCGACCCGGACCGCGAGGCGGAGGTCGGCGGGGTACCGCTGCGGTTCGTCTCACTCATCGTCGTCTCGTATCTCTCCGTCGGGATCCTCGCGCTGTCGTTCGACGCGCCCGCGACGCTCATCCCGAACCACGTCGACCCGCCGGTGTCGATGCGCGATCAGGTGTACATCACGCTGAAGGCGATGAGCGTCGGCTCCGTCTTCTCGGTGATCGGTGCGGCGACGGCGGACTCCGTGTTCTGA